In Anas platyrhynchos isolate ZD024472 breed Pekin duck chromosome 24, IASCAAS_PekinDuck_T2T, whole genome shotgun sequence, the following are encoded in one genomic region:
- the RSPO1 gene encoding R-spondin-1 has protein sequence MQLGLLVVVVFLSSMDLTGSSKVVKGKRQRRISTELSQGCARGCDLCSEFNGCLRCSPKLFILLERNDIRQIGICLPSCPLGYFGLRNTDMNKCIKCKIENCESCFSRNFCTKCKEGLYLHKGRCYVTCPEGYSAANGTMECSSPAQCEMSEWGPWGPCSKKRKLCGFKKGNEDRTRRILQAPSGDVSLCPATTEVRRCTVQKSQCPEGKRKKKEEQGKQDNTNGNRNRKDTKDAKSGTKKRKSKQRGAVVPATSASPTQ, from the exons ATGCAGCTTGGACTgcttgtggtggtggtttttctGAGCTCGATGGATctaacaggcagcagcaaagtGGTGAAGGGCAAGAGGCAAAGACGAA TTAGCACCGAGCTGAGtcagggctgtgccaggggctgCGACCTGTGCTCCGAGTTCAACGGGTGCCTGAGATGTTCCCCCAAGCTCTTCATCCTTCTGGAGAGGAATGATATCCGGCAAATCGGGATCTGCCTACCATCCTGTCCACTGGGATACTTCGGCCTTCGCAATACAGACATGAACAAGTGCATCA AATGCAAAATTGAGAACTGTGAGTCCTGTTTCAGCCGAAACTTTTGCACAAAATGTAAGGAAGGTTTGTATTTGCACAAAGGGAGATGTTACGTCACATGCCCTGAAGGCTACTCTGCTGCCAACGGCACCATGGAGTGCAGCAGTCCTG CACAATGTGAAATGAGCGAGTGGGGGCCCTGGGGGCCCTGCTCCAAGAAGAGGAAGCTGTGCGGCTTCAAGAAGGGTAATGAGGATCGAACGCGGCGGATCCTGCAGGCTCCCTCCGGAGACGTGTCCCTGTGCCCCGCCACCACGGAGGTGCGGAGGTGCACCGTGCAGAAGAGCCAGTGCCCCGAAG ggaaaaggaagaaaaaagaagagcaagGAAAGCAAGATAATACCAATGGGAACAGAAATCGGAAAGACACCAAAGATGCTAAGTCTGGCAccaagaagaggaagagcaaaCAGAGAGGGGCTGTGGTCCCCGCCACATCTGCCAGCCCTACCCAATAG